In one Oscillospiraceae bacterium genomic region, the following are encoded:
- a CDS encoding xanthine dehydrogenase, with the protein MMEILHMTVNSRPVEVAVDPRESLADTLRTRLGLTSVKKGCEVGECGACTVLVDGEAIDSCIYLSVWADGKSILTVEGLQEPDGTLSPIQRAFVEEAAVQCGFCTPGIIMSAVEIVGSGKTYTRDELRKLISGHLCRCTGYQNILNAVERAVNECNKFVGRDA; encoded by the coding sequence ATGATGGAAATTCTGCATATGACCGTAAACAGCCGCCCCGTGGAGGTGGCCGTGGACCCCAGGGAGTCCCTGGCGGACACCCTGCGCACGCGCCTGGGCCTGACCAGCGTGAAGAAGGGCTGTGAGGTGGGCGAGTGCGGGGCCTGCACCGTCCTGGTGGACGGCGAGGCCATCGACTCCTGCATCTACCTCAGCGTGTGGGCGGACGGCAAGTCCATTCTCACCGTGGAGGGCCTCCAGGAGCCGGACGGCACCCTCTCCCCCATCCAAAGGGCCTTCGTGGAGGAGGCCGCCGTCCAGTGCGGCTTCTGCACCCCCGGCATCATCATGAGCGCGGTGGAGATCGTGGGCTCGGGCAAGACCTACACCCGGGACGAGCTGCGCAAGCTGATCTCCGGCCACCTGTGCCGCTGCACAGGGTACCAGAACATCCTGAACGCGGTGGAGCGCGCCGTGAACGAGTGCAATAAATTCGTCGGCAGGGACGCGTAA
- a CDS encoding transcriptional regulator — MEVEIRLEPGRAEPKVVILTGELSGAVSDLARRLGTGEARFLPGWRAGEVLLLDPGDIRRIWAEGQGVLARTEGDTLTLRLRLYELEERLAGTAFLRISHGEIVNFDHVKSLDLSMAGVLSLRLDNGDAAFVSRRYMGRIKAFLGI; from the coding sequence ATGGAGGTAGAAATCAGACTGGAACCGGGCAGGGCGGAGCCCAAGGTCGTGATACTCACCGGGGAACTGAGCGGCGCCGTGTCCGACTTGGCCCGCCGCCTGGGCACAGGGGAGGCGCGCTTCCTGCCCGGCTGGCGGGCGGGGGAGGTGCTGCTGCTGGATCCGGGTGACATACGGCGCATCTGGGCGGAGGGCCAGGGCGTGCTGGCCCGGACGGAGGGGGACACGCTCACGCTGCGGCTGCGGCTCTACGAGCTGGAGGAGCGGCTGGCGGGCACGGCCTTCCTGCGCATCTCCCACGGGGAGATTGTCAACTTCGACCATGTAAAAAGCCTGGATCTCAGCATGGCGGGGGTGCTCAGCCTGCGGCTGGACAACGGCGACGCGGCCTTTGTCTCCCGGCGGTACATGGGCAGAATCAAGGCCTTTTTAGGCATATAG
- the scoB gene encoding succinyl-CoA--3-ketoacid-CoA transferase, producing the protein MEKSEIKGYIAKRVAKELKDGDVVNLGIGLPTLVPNYLPEGVHVTLQSENGIIGTGTLNDSNRDPLYVTDAGGSPAAVALGGAFIDSATSFGLIRGGHVDATILGGLEVDQEGSLSNWIIPGKKVPGMGGAMDLLVGAKNVIVAMEHTAKGAPKILKKCRLPYTAVHCITKIITEMCVLDVTPDGLVMTEINPEFTVDDVKAATEADFTVAADLKHMS; encoded by the coding sequence ATGGAAAAGTCTGAAATCAAGGGCTATATCGCCAAGCGCGTCGCCAAAGAGCTGAAGGACGGCGACGTGGTCAACCTGGGCATCGGCCTGCCCACCCTGGTTCCCAACTACCTGCCCGAGGGCGTTCACGTGACCCTCCAGTCCGAGAACGGCATCATCGGCACCGGCACCCTGAACGACAGCAACCGGGACCCCCTGTACGTCACCGACGCCGGCGGCTCCCCCGCCGCGGTGGCCCTGGGCGGCGCCTTCATCGACTCCGCCACCTCCTTCGGCCTGATCCGCGGCGGCCACGTGGACGCCACCATCCTGGGCGGCCTGGAGGTGGACCAGGAGGGCTCCCTGTCCAACTGGATCATCCCCGGCAAGAAGGTGCCCGGCATGGGCGGCGCCATGGACCTGCTGGTGGGCGCGAAGAACGTCATCGTGGCCATGGAGCACACCGCCAAGGGCGCGCCCAAGATCCTCAAGAAGTGCCGCCTGCCCTACACCGCCGTGCACTGCATCACCAAGATCATCACCGAGATGTGCGTGCTGGACGTGACCCCCGACGGCCTCGTGATGACCGAGATCAACCCCGAGTTCACCGTGGACGACGTCAAGGCCGCCACCGAGGCCGACTTCACCGTCGCGGCCGACCTCAAGCACATGTCCTGA
- a CDS encoding xanthine dehydrogenase FAD-binding subunit XdhB: MYDIEAIYRAQSVDDTISALARDPGAVLIAGGTDVLIKIREGKLAGCRLVSIHDLPELQGVCLAEDGTVEIGPLTTFRGLTFNDIIRSTVPVLGEAADMAGGPQLRAAGTVGGNVCNGITSADTASTLTALGALLRVKGPAGEREVPIGQWYKGVGRVALEHGEILTKIRIPKASYEGWTGHYIKYAMRSAMDIATLGVSCLVKLSADKAVCEDVRLAFGVAGPVPMRAPAAEAAVRGLSVARAVAEIGPAALADVNPRTSWRASREFRVRLVKELSGRALAEAARKGGAQV, encoded by the coding sequence ATGTACGATATTGAAGCCATCTACCGCGCCCAGTCGGTGGACGACACCATCTCCGCCCTGGCGCGGGACCCCGGGGCCGTGCTCATCGCCGGGGGCACAGACGTGCTGATCAAAATCCGGGAGGGAAAGCTGGCGGGCTGCCGCCTGGTCTCCATCCACGATTTGCCCGAGCTGCAAGGGGTCTGCCTGGCGGAGGACGGCACGGTGGAGATCGGCCCCCTCACCACCTTCCGGGGCCTGACCTTTAACGACATCATCCGCTCCACCGTCCCCGTGCTGGGGGAGGCCGCCGACATGGCGGGCGGGCCCCAGCTCAGGGCGGCGGGCACCGTGGGCGGTAACGTCTGCAACGGCATCACCTCGGCGGACACCGCCTCCACCCTCACCGCCCTGGGCGCCCTGCTCCGCGTGAAGGGCCCCGCCGGCGAGCGGGAGGTCCCCATCGGCCAGTGGTACAAGGGCGTGGGCCGGGTGGCGCTGGAGCACGGCGAGATTCTGACCAAGATCCGCATCCCCAAGGCCAGCTATGAGGGCTGGACGGGGCACTACATCAAATATGCCATGCGCTCGGCCATGGACATCGCCACCCTGGGGGTGAGCTGCCTGGTGAAGCTCTCGGCGGACAAGGCGGTCTGCGAGGACGTGCGCCTGGCCTTCGGCGTGGCGGGCCCGGTGCCCATGCGCGCCCCCGCCGCCGAGGCGGCGGTGAGGGGCCTGAGCGTCGCCCGGGCGGTGGCGGAGATCGGCCCCGCCGCCCTGGCCGACGTGAACCCCCGCACCAGCTGGCGGGCCTCCAGGGAGTTCCGCGTCCGGCTGGTGAAGGAGCTCTCGGGCCGCGCCCTGGCCGAGGCCGCGCGGAAGGGAGGGGCCCAGGTATGA
- a CDS encoding acetyl-CoA--acetoacetyl-CoA transferase subunit alpha has translation MAKFISVQEAVDLIPDGATIMFGGFMGCGNAHKIIDALSKSGKGGFTMIGNDASMPGGPLGEEYYGVAKLVHNKQVKHLIATHVGLNPEVAQQMNEGTLKVDLIPQGSLAEMIRAGGAGLGGVLTPTGVGTIVEDNKDFVCGKVEVDGKTYLHMKPVKADFAIINGYNVDKAGNVWYKGTTRNFNLVMATAANVVIAEADHVVETGEIAPENVHTYGVFVDYVVDGGKA, from the coding sequence GTGGCAAAATTCATTTCCGTACAGGAAGCCGTTGATCTCATCCCGGACGGTGCCACCATCATGTTCGGCGGCTTCATGGGCTGCGGCAACGCCCACAAGATCATCGACGCCCTGTCCAAGAGCGGCAAGGGCGGCTTCACCATGATCGGCAACGACGCCTCCATGCCCGGGGGCCCCCTGGGCGAGGAGTACTACGGCGTGGCCAAGCTGGTGCACAACAAGCAGGTGAAGCACCTCATCGCCACCCACGTGGGCCTGAACCCCGAGGTGGCCCAGCAGATGAACGAGGGCACCCTGAAGGTGGACCTGATCCCCCAGGGCTCCCTGGCCGAGATGATCCGCGCCGGCGGCGCGGGCCTGGGCGGCGTACTTACCCCGACCGGCGTGGGCACCATCGTGGAGGACAACAAGGACTTTGTCTGCGGCAAGGTGGAGGTGGACGGCAAGACCTACCTGCACATGAAGCCTGTGAAGGCCGACTTCGCCATCATCAACGGCTACAACGTGGACAAGGCCGGCAACGTCTGGTACAAGGGCACCACCCGCAACTTTAACCTTGTGATGGCCACCGCCGCCAACGTGGTGATCGCCGAGGCCGACCACGTGGTCGAGACCGGCGAGATCGCCCCCGAGAACGTGCACACCTACGGCGTGTTCGTGGACTATGTCGTGGATGGAGGGAAAGCGTAA
- a CDS encoding threonine synthase → MKNVTCAKCVRCGAEYEAAPGITTCKCGGILDIQYNYEYIRSVFSPAALADCRDNSMWRYRPFLPVEPDSPAPPLRVGWSPLYRADNLAGELGLRRLYIKDDGLNPTASLKDRASALAVVKALEAGADTIACSSTGNAASSLAGNAAAAGLRTYIFVPERAPKGKVAQLMVFGARVISVQGSYEDTFELSRAAIDRWGWYNRNAAINPYLSEGKKTVALEIMEQLHWQVPDYVALSVGDGCTIAGVWKGLKDLCAAGFIDRLPKLISTQAAGCRPINRAVEEGAPWRPMEEDTLADSIAVGVPRNPDKAIAAIRESHGVAVNVTDAEILAAMRLLGRTQGVFGEPAGVTGTAGVKKALELGLIDPDATVVSIVTGNGLKDTANGIRAAGEPMRVPPEMDALLAAFAQNGVMPE, encoded by the coding sequence TTGAAAAACGTCACCTGCGCCAAGTGCGTGCGCTGCGGGGCGGAGTACGAGGCCGCGCCCGGCATTACAACCTGTAAATGCGGCGGGATATTAGACATACAGTATAACTACGAGTACATCCGCTCGGTCTTTTCCCCCGCCGCCCTGGCCGACTGCCGGGACAACTCCATGTGGCGCTACCGGCCCTTCCTGCCGGTGGAGCCGGACTCCCCCGCGCCCCCCCTGCGGGTGGGCTGGTCCCCCCTCTACCGGGCGGACAACCTGGCGGGGGAGCTGGGCCTGCGGCGGCTGTATATTAAGGACGACGGCCTCAACCCCACCGCCTCCCTCAAGGACCGGGCCTCCGCCCTGGCGGTGGTCAAGGCCCTGGAGGCCGGGGCGGACACCATCGCCTGCTCCTCCACCGGCAACGCCGCCTCCTCCCTGGCGGGGAACGCGGCGGCGGCGGGCCTGCGCACCTACATCTTCGTGCCCGAGCGGGCCCCCAAGGGCAAGGTGGCCCAGCTCATGGTCTTTGGCGCCCGCGTCATCTCCGTCCAGGGCAGCTACGAGGACACCTTCGAGCTGTCCAGGGCCGCCATCGACCGCTGGGGCTGGTATAACCGCAACGCCGCCATCAACCCCTACCTGTCCGAGGGGAAGAAGACGGTGGCCCTGGAGATTATGGAGCAGCTCCACTGGCAGGTGCCCGACTACGTGGCCCTCTCCGTGGGGGACGGGTGCACCATCGCCGGGGTGTGGAAGGGCCTGAAGGACCTCTGCGCCGCCGGGTTCATCGACAGGCTGCCCAAGCTCATCTCCACCCAGGCCGCGGGCTGCCGCCCCATCAACCGGGCGGTGGAGGAGGGCGCGCCCTGGCGGCCCATGGAGGAGGACACCCTGGCCGACTCCATCGCCGTGGGGGTGCCCCGCAACCCGGACAAGGCCATCGCCGCCATCCGGGAGTCCCACGGGGTGGCCGTCAACGTGACCGACGCCGAGATCCTCGCCGCCATGCGCCTGCTGGGCCGCACCCAGGGCGTGTTCGGGGAGCCCGCCGGGGTGACGGGCACCGCCGGGGTGAAAAAGGCCCTGGAGCTGGGGCTCATCGACCCGGACGCCACCGTGGTGTCCATCGTCACCGGCAACGGCCTCAAGGATACCGCCAACGGCATCAGGGCCGCCGGGGAGCCCATGCGCGTGCCCCCCGAGATGGACGCGCTGCTCGCCGCCTTTGCGCAAAACGGCGTGATGCCTGAATAG
- a CDS encoding xanthine dehydrogenase molybdenum-binding subunit XdhA: MEVGRPMIRVDAADKVTGRAKYTDDLCDRPMLAAKILHATIANGWVRAIDVSKAAALPGVVKVLTCFDAPGIQYPTPGHPWSVEEAHQDVSDRRLLTDRVRTYGDDVAAVVAEDEITAQRALKLIEVEYEELPVVLTPAQAMAPGAPVLHAEHPDNVLKHTVFHVITPGADVKDADEVLSDPQYRRFAGHYETQQVQHCHIENPISCAWMEGGRITVVSSTQIPHIVRRVVGQALGIGWGKIRVIKPYIGGGFGNKQEVLYEPLNAWLCVQVGGRAVKLDVSREETFQNTRSRHPIDMHVKAAVNGEGRLMARACVAYSNQGGYASHGHSIVANTVTGFRQCYPDALAHRSEAYTVYTNLAAPGAMRGYGIPQSCFASECFMDDIAREMGWDPYEFRLKNIMREGFVDPTNGITCHTSGLRECMEKGRAFIHWDELREKYQNQTGPVRRGVGMAVFSYKTGVYPISLETASARMVLNQDGTVQLQLGATEIGQGGDTVFSQMAAQSLGIATEDVHIVSFQDTDTAPFDTGAYASRQTYVTGKAIKKCGGQLREKILDYAAELTKLDAGNLDIRGKDVVCTADGAAVLKLEDLAMEAFYSLTHSVHITAEATSQCKNNTFAFGCCFAEIEVDLPLGRIKVLNLVNVHDSGRLINPALAEAQVHGGMSMGLGYALSEEMKFDPKTGRLLNGNLLDYKLPTSMDHPELHALFVETEDPSGPFGNKALGEPPAIPVAPAVRNALLQATGVAVNSLPLSPQKLVEAFTEGGLI; this comes from the coding sequence ATGGAAGTCGGAAGACCCATGATCCGCGTGGACGCCGCCGATAAGGTGACGGGCCGCGCAAAATACACCGACGACCTCTGCGACCGGCCCATGCTGGCCGCGAAAATCCTGCACGCCACCATCGCCAACGGCTGGGTGCGCGCCATCGACGTGTCGAAGGCCGCCGCCCTGCCCGGCGTGGTGAAGGTACTCACCTGCTTTGACGCGCCCGGCATCCAATACCCCACCCCCGGCCACCCCTGGAGCGTGGAGGAGGCCCACCAGGACGTGTCCGACCGCAGGCTGCTCACCGACCGGGTGCGCACCTACGGGGACGACGTGGCCGCCGTGGTGGCGGAGGACGAGATCACCGCCCAGCGGGCGCTGAAGCTCATCGAGGTGGAGTACGAGGAGCTGCCCGTGGTGCTCACGCCCGCCCAGGCCATGGCCCCCGGGGCCCCCGTGCTCCACGCCGAGCACCCGGACAACGTGCTCAAGCACACGGTCTTTCACGTAATTACCCCCGGCGCGGACGTGAAGGACGCCGACGAGGTGCTCTCCGACCCCCAGTACCGCCGGTTCGCCGGGCACTACGAGACTCAGCAGGTCCAGCACTGCCACATCGAGAACCCCATCTCCTGCGCCTGGATGGAGGGCGGGCGGATCACGGTGGTCTCCTCCACCCAGATCCCCCACATCGTCCGCCGGGTCGTCGGCCAGGCCCTGGGCATCGGCTGGGGCAAGATCCGGGTGATTAAGCCCTATATCGGCGGCGGCTTCGGCAACAAGCAGGAGGTGCTGTACGAGCCCCTGAACGCCTGGCTCTGCGTCCAGGTGGGGGGCCGGGCGGTGAAGCTGGACGTTTCCAGGGAGGAGACCTTCCAGAACACCCGCTCCCGCCACCCCATCGACATGCACGTCAAAGCGGCGGTGAACGGCGAGGGCCGCCTCATGGCCCGGGCGTGTGTGGCCTACTCCAACCAGGGGGGCTACGCCTCCCACGGCCACTCCATCGTGGCCAACACGGTCACCGGCTTCCGCCAGTGCTACCCGGACGCGCTGGCCCACCGCAGCGAGGCGTACACGGTGTACACCAACCTGGCCGCGCCCGGCGCCATGCGGGGCTACGGCATCCCCCAGAGCTGCTTCGCCTCCGAGTGCTTTATGGACGACATCGCCCGGGAAATGGGCTGGGACCCCTACGAATTCCGCCTGAAGAACATCATGCGGGAGGGATTCGTGGACCCCACCAACGGCATCACCTGCCACACCAGCGGCCTGCGGGAGTGTATGGAGAAGGGCCGGGCGTTTATCCACTGGGACGAACTGCGGGAGAAGTACCAAAACCAGACCGGCCCCGTCCGCAGGGGCGTGGGTATGGCGGTGTTCTCCTACAAGACCGGCGTGTACCCCATCAGCCTGGAGACCGCCTCCGCCCGCATGGTGCTCAACCAGGACGGCACGGTGCAGCTCCAGCTGGGCGCCACCGAGATCGGCCAGGGGGGCGACACGGTCTTCTCCCAGATGGCGGCCCAGTCCCTGGGCATCGCCACGGAGGACGTACATATCGTCTCCTTCCAGGACACCGACACCGCCCCCTTCGACACGGGGGCCTACGCCTCCCGCCAGACCTACGTCACCGGCAAGGCCATCAAGAAATGCGGCGGGCAGCTCCGGGAAAAGATCCTGGACTACGCCGCGGAATTGACCAAGCTGGACGCGGGCAACCTGGACATACGGGGTAAGGACGTGGTCTGCACCGCCGACGGCGCGGCCGTTTTGAAGCTGGAGGATCTGGCCATGGAGGCCTTCTACTCCCTCACCCACTCGGTGCACATCACCGCCGAGGCCACCAGCCAGTGCAAGAACAACACCTTCGCCTTCGGCTGCTGCTTCGCGGAGATCGAGGTGGACCTCCCCCTGGGCAGGATCAAGGTGCTCAATCTGGTGAACGTCCACGACTCCGGGCGGCTCATCAACCCCGCCCTGGCCGAGGCCCAGGTCCACGGCGGCATGAGCATGGGCCTGGGGTACGCCCTGAGCGAGGAGATGAAGTTTGACCCCAAGACGGGCCGCCTGCTCAACGGCAACCTGCTGGACTACAAGCTGCCCACCTCCATGGACCACCCGGAGCTGCACGCCCTGTTCGTGGAGACGGAGGACCCCTCCGGCCCCTTCGGCAACAAGGCCCTGGGGGAGCCCCCGGCCATCCCGGTGGCCCCCGCCGTGCGCAACGCGCTGCTCCAGGCCACCGGCGTGGCGGTCAACAGCCTGCCCCTGTCTCCCCAGAAACTGGTGGAGGCGTTCACGGAAGGAGGGCTCATTTAG
- a CDS encoding dihydropyrimidinase, with the protein MRTLIQNGTLVLPDGLKRADLRVDGDKIVEIGPGLPVGDSRVLDAAGKLVFPGFIDTHTHFEMNKGLPNETADNWATGTRAALAGGTTTILDFAEPLRGASLASALETWHGRADGAASCHYGFHMTIKDWDLRIRDELRDMTAEGVTSYKVYLAYDNLRVSDAVAYEVLRCVGREGGVVGCHCENGDLVDRGIAAMKAAGRYSPEAHPASRPPVVEAEAINRWLAIAEQAGVPVNIVHLSTLRGLEAIRAARARGQACYVETCPQYLLLDDGRYALPGFEGAKFVLSPPLRKPEDNEALWQALEGGEIDTMGTDHCSFNFRGVKTLGLEDFSKIPNGIPGVEHRPNLMYTAGVRAGRISEVDMARVLSEQPARLFGMYPQKGVLAVGSDGDIVIFDPDYTGSIRAEAQYQNVDYTPYEGFALSGRADTVLLCGEVCVQGGAVVAERRGRYVKRGPAGFWR; encoded by the coding sequence ATGCGCACGCTCATTCAAAACGGCACCCTGGTGCTGCCTGACGGCCTGAAAAGGGCCGATCTGCGGGTTGACGGGGACAAAATCGTGGAGATCGGCCCCGGCCTGCCCGTGGGGGACAGCCGGGTGCTGGACGCGGCCGGGAAGCTGGTCTTCCCCGGCTTTATCGACACCCACACCCACTTCGAGATGAACAAGGGCCTGCCCAACGAGACGGCGGACAACTGGGCCACCGGCACCCGGGCCGCCCTGGCCGGGGGCACCACCACCATCCTGGACTTCGCAGAGCCCCTGCGGGGGGCCTCCCTGGCCTCGGCCCTGGAGACCTGGCACGGCCGGGCCGACGGCGCGGCCTCCTGCCACTACGGCTTCCACATGACCATCAAGGACTGGGATCTCCGCATCCGGGACGAGCTGCGGGACATGACCGCCGAGGGCGTGACCTCCTACAAGGTCTATCTGGCCTATGACAACCTGCGGGTCAGCGACGCGGTGGCCTACGAGGTGCTGCGCTGCGTGGGGCGCGAAGGCGGCGTGGTGGGCTGCCACTGTGAAAACGGCGACCTGGTGGACCGGGGCATCGCCGCCATGAAGGCGGCGGGCCGCTACTCGCCGGAGGCCCACCCGGCCTCCCGCCCCCCGGTGGTGGAGGCCGAGGCCATAAACCGCTGGCTGGCCATCGCGGAGCAGGCCGGGGTGCCGGTGAACATCGTGCACCTGTCCACCCTGCGGGGGCTGGAGGCCATCCGCGCCGCCCGGGCCCGGGGCCAGGCCTGCTACGTGGAGACCTGCCCCCAGTACCTGCTGCTGGACGACGGGCGCTACGCCCTGCCCGGCTTCGAGGGGGCCAAGTTCGTGCTATCGCCCCCCCTGCGCAAGCCGGAGGACAACGAGGCCCTGTGGCAGGCCCTGGAGGGCGGCGAGATCGACACCATGGGCACCGACCACTGCTCCTTTAACTTCCGGGGGGTCAAGACCCTGGGGCTTGAGGACTTCTCCAAAATACCCAACGGCATCCCCGGCGTGGAGCACCGGCCCAACCTGATGTACACCGCGGGCGTACGCGCCGGGCGGATCTCCGAGGTCGATATGGCCCGGGTGCTCTCCGAGCAGCCAGCCAGGCTCTTCGGCATGTATCCGCAAAAAGGGGTGCTGGCCGTTGGGAGCGACGGGGATATTGTGATTTTTGACCCGGATTATACGGGCAGTATCCGGGCGGAGGCCCAGTACCAGAACGTGGACTACACGCCCTACGAGGGCTTCGCCCTCTCCGGCCGGGCGGACACCGTGCTGCTGTGCGGCGAGGTGTGCGTCCAGGGCGGAGCGGTGGTGGCGGAGCGCCGGGGGCGGTACGTCAAGCGCGGGCCCGCCGGGTTCTGGAGGTGA
- a CDS encoding pyridoxal-5'-phosphate-dependent protein subunit beta, producing MKPKGFHSGPERNLYKEGYDVIDLTKNSENLARNIQKARESGVIIPTFQQMKHPETVPDKVQARLKAVGLWDVNPLNLFRITWKNEPVEAGGLYRDTPNVIELPPALTGVPCRIFCLVGKWFPTGCHKVGASYGCLVPRLVTGQFDATRHKAVWPSTGNYCRGGAFNSKLLAVDSVAILPEGMSRERFDWLKSIAGQVIATPGCESNVKEIFDKANELKRQPDMMVFNQFEEMGNHLWHYQVTGEAVQSAFEALARPGDRLAGACFTSGSAGTIGCGDYLKEVYPAMKLAVGEALQCPTLLDNGFGGHRIEGIGDKHVPWIHNVKNTDMVIAIDDEDSQRLLRLFNDPDGRRYLVEEAGVDPAVVEQLDLLGISGIANVLCCIKMAKYYEFTEHDVLATVLTDSAVMYGSRIEELAQEHGPYSARAAAVDHSLHMLGVRTDSMLELTYPERKRVHNLKYYTWVEQQGRTAEELNALWYDQEGTWKAVHRQAEALDALIDAFNEETGVLKSL from the coding sequence ATGAAACCAAAGGGTTTCCATAGTGGGCCGGAGCGCAACTTATATAAGGAGGGCTATGACGTGATCGATCTGACGAAAAACAGCGAAAACCTCGCCCGGAATATCCAAAAGGCGCGGGAGAGCGGCGTGATTATCCCCACCTTCCAGCAGATGAAGCACCCCGAAACCGTGCCGGACAAGGTGCAGGCCCGGCTGAAGGCCGTGGGCCTGTGGGACGTGAACCCCCTGAACCTGTTCCGCATCACCTGGAAAAACGAGCCCGTGGAGGCCGGCGGGCTGTACCGGGACACGCCCAACGTCATTGAACTGCCCCCCGCCCTCACCGGCGTGCCCTGCCGCATTTTCTGCCTGGTGGGCAAGTGGTTCCCCACCGGGTGCCACAAGGTGGGGGCCTCCTACGGGTGCCTGGTGCCCCGGCTGGTCACCGGGCAGTTCGACGCCACCCGCCACAAGGCCGTGTGGCCCTCCACCGGCAACTACTGCCGGGGCGGCGCGTTCAACTCCAAGCTGCTGGCCGTGGACTCCGTGGCCATCCTGCCCGAGGGCATGAGCCGGGAGCGCTTCGACTGGCTCAAATCCATCGCGGGCCAGGTCATCGCCACCCCCGGGTGCGAGAGCAACGTGAAGGAGATCTTCGACAAGGCCAACGAGCTCAAGCGGCAGCCCGACATGATGGTCTTCAACCAGTTCGAGGAGATGGGCAACCACCTGTGGCACTACCAGGTCACCGGCGAGGCCGTCCAAAGCGCCTTCGAGGCCCTGGCCCGCCCCGGCGACCGGCTGGCGGGGGCCTGCTTCACCTCGGGCAGCGCGGGCACCATCGGCTGCGGCGACTACCTCAAGGAGGTCTACCCCGCCATGAAGCTGGCGGTGGGGGAGGCCCTCCAGTGCCCCACCCTGCTGGACAACGGCTTCGGCGGCCACCGCATCGAGGGCATCGGCGACAAGCACGTGCCCTGGATTCACAACGTAAAGAACACCGACATGGTCATCGCCATCGACGATGAGGACTCCCAGCGCCTGCTGCGCCTCTTCAACGACCCGGACGGGCGGCGCTACCTGGTCGAGGAGGCCGGGGTGGACCCGGCGGTGGTGGAGCAGCTGGATCTGCTGGGCATCTCCGGCATCGCCAACGTGCTGTGCTGCATCAAGATGGCCAAGTACTACGAGTTCACGGAGCACGACGTGCTGGCCACCGTGCTCACCGACTCCGCCGTCATGTACGGCTCCCGCATCGAGGAGCTGGCCCAGGAGCACGGGCCCTACTCGGCGCGGGCCGCGGCGGTGGACCACAGCCTGCACATGCTGGGCGTGCGCACCGACTCCATGCTGGAGCTGACCTACCCCGAGCGCAAGCGGGTGCACAACCTGAAGTACTACACCTGGGTGGAGCAGCAGGGCCGCACGGCGGAGGAGCTTAACGCCCTGTGGTACGATCAGGAGGGCACCTGGAAGGCCGTCCACCGCCAGGCGGAGGCGCTGGACGCGCTGATCGACGCCTTCAACGAGGAGACCGGGGTGCTCAAGAGCCTGTAG